A window of Jatrophihabitans sp. contains these coding sequences:
- a CDS encoding metal-sensitive transcriptional regulator yields the protein MDLDPGEIKAIITRMKRANGHLASVIRMMEEGSDCESVLTQLAAVNKALARAGYAIVATGLQQCLTQNDEGLDGVDVKKMEKLFLALA from the coding sequence ATGGACCTGGATCCCGGCGAGATCAAGGCGATCATCACCCGCATGAAGCGCGCCAACGGCCACCTGGCGAGCGTCATCCGCATGATGGAGGAGGGCTCGGACTGCGAGTCGGTGCTCACCCAGCTCGCCGCGGTGAACAAGGCGCTGGCCCGCGCCGGGTACGCCATCGTTGCCACTGGACTGCAACAGTGCTTGACCCAGAACGACGAAGGCCTGGACGGCGTAGATGTGAAAAAGATGGAGAAGCTGTTTCTCGCCCTGGCATGA
- a CDS encoding MMPL family transporter: protein MSTATTSPPSPPSGSSHTGSSTGSLGRLGGWVIDHAKLVTIVWVLAIVGLGAFAPQVEHNLSGAGWQANGSESVEARELARQHFGGNASSAIQVVIRSTGGPVTEGEGRDVLAEVTKILEAEPRIADVVAPMPGATISQDGSTAIVLGGAGGDTNEMVRVATDLKKELQDLSTGPIEVNPTGSSLLWSDFNDANLEAMLKSEFMSLPVTLAILVLAFGALVAAGLPLILTLAGLVASAGSLVLINELVPVSIWAMNFAMMFALALGIDYALFVVVRYRAARAARHGSDRNDTTAKRGAIAQTMDTAGKAVLLSGLTVLISLSAVMLVPSPSFRSMAGGIMLSVVFVLAATLTLLPLVLFKLDDRINKFALPWARAGEHRSPKFAAWGERLWKRPLVWGLASLVVLLALAAPIGGLKTAMPSIKVLPEDASARIGYERVQESFGEGAPGTLQIVVDEADADAATTVLRDNNGIAATMPPMPATDGSTLVLVQAVPTVDPSDPLLGETVNQLRAALPASALVGGAAVENLDLKAQLDESTPLVIAVVLALGFLLLLTALQAPLISLLGTLASLLSTAAAFGVARLIFQEGHGAGLFGFESQGFLDAWAPVFFFAMIFAIAMDYTVFLLASAKEHFERSGDPKDAMVGSLAHSGRVIFAAGAVMVAVFFTFALSGPIPPKEMGVVLGIAVLLDAFLVRLVLLPVLLRLTGKAAWYTPAWLKRILPDISFAHD from the coding sequence ATGAGCACCGCCACGACATCCCCGCCCTCTCCGCCCTCTGGCTCGTCCCACACCGGCAGCAGCACGGGATCGTTGGGCCGCCTCGGCGGGTGGGTCATCGACCACGCCAAGCTGGTCACGATCGTCTGGGTGTTGGCGATCGTCGGCCTCGGCGCGTTCGCGCCGCAGGTCGAGCACAACCTCTCCGGCGCCGGGTGGCAGGCCAACGGCTCGGAGTCCGTCGAGGCCAGGGAACTCGCCAGGCAGCACTTCGGCGGCAACGCGTCCTCAGCCATCCAAGTGGTCATCCGCTCTACCGGCGGACCTGTGACCGAAGGCGAGGGCAGGGACGTCCTGGCCGAAGTCACCAAGATCCTCGAAGCCGAGCCCCGCATCGCCGACGTGGTCGCGCCCATGCCCGGCGCCACCATCTCCCAAGACGGCAGTACCGCCATCGTGCTGGGCGGCGCGGGCGGCGACACCAACGAGATGGTCCGCGTCGCCACCGACCTCAAGAAAGAACTGCAGGACCTCTCCACCGGCCCAATCGAAGTCAACCCGACCGGCTCCTCGCTGCTGTGGAGCGACTTCAACGACGCGAACCTCGAGGCGATGCTGAAGTCGGAGTTCATGTCCTTGCCGGTGACCCTGGCGATCCTGGTGCTCGCCTTCGGCGCCCTCGTCGCCGCGGGCCTGCCACTCATCCTCACCTTGGCCGGCCTCGTCGCCTCGGCTGGGTCGCTGGTCCTGATCAACGAGCTCGTACCGGTGTCGATCTGGGCGATGAACTTCGCGATGATGTTCGCCCTCGCGCTCGGCATCGACTACGCCCTGTTCGTCGTGGTCCGCTACCGCGCCGCGCGCGCCGCCCGCCATGGCAGCGACCGCAACGACACCACTGCCAAACGAGGGGCGATCGCGCAGACCATGGACACCGCCGGCAAGGCAGTCCTGTTGTCCGGTCTGACGGTCCTCATCTCGCTCTCGGCCGTGATGCTGGTTCCCTCACCGTCCTTCAGGTCGATGGCCGGCGGCATCATGCTCTCGGTCGTCTTCGTGCTGGCCGCGACCCTGACCCTGCTGCCGCTGGTGCTGTTCAAGCTCGACGACCGCATCAACAAGTTCGCGCTGCCCTGGGCTCGGGCAGGCGAACACCGGTCACCGAAGTTCGCCGCGTGGGGTGAGCGCCTGTGGAAGCGCCCCCTCGTCTGGGGCCTGGCGTCCCTGGTCGTGCTGCTCGCACTTGCCGCACCCATTGGCGGGCTCAAGACCGCGATGCCGTCGATCAAGGTCCTGCCCGAGGACGCGTCAGCGAGGATCGGCTACGAGCGCGTCCAGGAGTCCTTCGGCGAAGGCGCCCCCGGAACCCTGCAGATCGTCGTGGACGAAGCCGACGCCGACGCCGCCACCACGGTTCTGCGCGACAACAACGGGATCGCCGCCACGATGCCGCCGATGCCCGCCACCGACGGCAGCACCCTGGTCCTGGTTCAGGCGGTCCCGACTGTCGATCCCTCCGACCCCCTGCTCGGCGAGACCGTCAACCAGCTCCGCGCCGCCCTCCCCGCCTCGGCCCTGGTCGGTGGCGCGGCAGTGGAGAACCTCGACCTCAAGGCCCAGCTCGACGAGTCCACGCCCCTGGTCATCGCCGTCGTCCTGGCCTTGGGCTTCCTGCTGCTCCTGACCGCCTTGCAGGCTCCTCTGATCTCGCTGCTCGGCACCTTGGCCAGCCTGCTCTCGACCGCTGCCGCGTTCGGTGTCGCCCGACTGATCTTCCAAGAGGGACACGGCGCCGGCCTGTTTGGCTTCGAGTCACAGGGGTTCCTCGACGCGTGGGCGCCGGTGTTCTTCTTCGCGATGATCTTCGCGATCGCGATGGACTACACGGTGTTTCTGCTCGCCTCGGCCAAGGAGCACTTCGAGCGGTCAGGGGATCCCAAGGACGCCATGGTCGGGTCATTGGCCCACTCCGGGCGCGTGATTTTCGCTGCAGGCGCCGTCATGGTCGCGGTCTTCTTCACCTTCGCCCTGTCCGGACCCATCCCGCCCAAGGAAATGGGCGTCGTTCTCGGCATCGCAGTCCTGCTCGACGCGTTCCTCGTCCGGCTGGTCCTACTGCCCGTCCTGCTGCGCCTCACCGGCAAGGCCGCCTGGTACACCCCGGCCTGGCTCAAGAGGATCCTCCCTGACATCAGCTTCGCCCACGACTGA
- a CDS encoding PhzF family phenazine biosynthesis protein gives MTLLHVLRVFTDDDGQYGNALGVVLDGAAIAPGGRQSLAAELGFSETVYVEDAATGRVRIFTPASELPLAGHPLVGTGWLLNRQGHRVTELNPPAGPVATWAEDDLTWIRGPVAAAPEWTLHQVPDAATVAAMTGVPNPEQDADQFWAWQDETAGTVRARVFAARYDVREDEACGSASMLLADRLQRPLTIHHGEGSVVLARPAAGGMAEVGGRVVLDHERELA, from the coding sequence ATGACCCTCCTGCACGTCCTGCGCGTTTTCACCGATGACGACGGCCAATACGGCAACGCCCTCGGCGTCGTTCTGGACGGCGCCGCGATCGCCCCCGGGGGGCGGCAGTCCCTCGCCGCCGAGCTGGGCTTCTCCGAGACCGTCTACGTCGAGGACGCGGCCACCGGCCGGGTGCGCATCTTCACGCCAGCCTCCGAGCTGCCGTTGGCCGGGCATCCCCTGGTGGGGACCGGGTGGCTGCTCAACCGGCAGGGTCATCGGGTCACCGAGCTCAACCCGCCCGCCGGCCCGGTCGCCACCTGGGCCGAGGACGACCTCACCTGGATCCGCGGGCCGGTGGCCGCCGCGCCGGAGTGGACGCTGCATCAGGTTCCCGACGCGGCAACCGTGGCGGCGATGACTGGCGTCCCGAACCCGGAGCAGGACGCGGACCAGTTCTGGGCCTGGCAGGACGAAACTGCCGGGACGGTCCGGGCCCGGGTCTTCGCCGCCCGCTACGACGTCCGCGAGGACGAAGCCTGCGGGTCGGCGTCGATGCTGCTGGCCGATCGGCTCCAGCGCCCGCTGACCATCCACCACGGCGAGGGCTCGGTCGTCCTGGCGCGCCCGGCAGCCGGCGGCATGGCGGAGGTGGGAGGCCGGGTCGTGCTCGATCACGAGCGAGAGCTGGCCTGA
- a CDS encoding isoprenylcysteine carboxylmethyltransferase family protein, whose protein sequence is MPPNARPPRTRRTLVAGSLAASSLALLASSVREFRRGQTTVDPMSPEQATSLVTIGPHQLTRNPMYVGMTGLLTAHAIARGSWAATLPVLGFIGIMNRVQIPAEEAALAEHFGGTYTSYAARVPRWLGVPRRASDS, encoded by the coding sequence ATGCCGCCAAACGCCCGACCACCGAGGACAAGGCGAACATTGGTAGCCGGCTCGCTGGCGGCGTCCTCACTCGCCTTACTCGCCTCCTCAGTGCGCGAGTTCCGACGCGGCCAAACCACCGTCGACCCCATGTCTCCCGAGCAGGCGACCTCACTCGTGACCATTGGGCCACATCAGTTGACCAGGAATCCGATGTACGTCGGCATGACCGGCCTCCTGACCGCCCACGCGATCGCACGGGGCAGCTGGGCCGCCACACTCCCGGTCCTCGGCTTCATCGGCATCATGAACCGGGTCCAGATCCCTGCCGAAGAAGCCGCGCTCGCAGAGCACTTCGGGGGGACGTACACGTCTTACGCCGCACGGGTGCCGCGATGGCTAGGCGTCCCCCGGCGCGCCAGCGACAGCTGA
- a CDS encoding cation transporter, protein MSAHLHAATYVDDPTRRQQLGRRAQLLAGASVAYNLVEAVVAISAGLIAGSIALVGFGLDSIVEVSSGLIILWQFRHPLPESRERRALRLMALSFFVLAAYVTFESLRALIVGHEPDPSAVGIGLAAASLVVMPFLSWAQRRTGRSLGSNAVVADSTQTLLCTYLSAVLLAGLLFNATLGWSWADPIAGLVIAAVAVREGFEAWRGEGCACGPVLSDTATAPGLVADAGCADGCCAPEKGR, encoded by the coding sequence ATGAGCGCTCATCTGCACGCCGCGACCTACGTGGATGACCCGACCCGTCGACAGCAGCTGGGTCGCCGCGCCCAACTGCTCGCCGGCGCCTCGGTCGCCTACAACCTGGTCGAGGCGGTTGTCGCGATCAGCGCTGGTCTGATCGCGGGGTCGATCGCACTCGTCGGCTTCGGGCTGGACTCGATCGTCGAGGTCAGCAGCGGTCTGATCATCTTGTGGCAGTTCCGCCACCCGCTACCGGAGTCGCGAGAGCGGCGAGCCCTGCGACTGATGGCGCTCTCCTTCTTCGTCCTCGCAGCCTATGTGACGTTCGAGTCGCTACGTGCCTTGATAGTTGGCCACGAACCCGACCCATCTGCGGTCGGCATCGGCCTGGCCGCAGCTTCGCTGGTGGTCATGCCGTTCTTGTCCTGGGCGCAGCGCCGCACCGGCAGGAGCCTCGGGTCGAACGCCGTGGTGGCTGACTCCACCCAAACTCTCCTGTGCACGTACCTGTCGGCGGTGCTTCTGGCAGGTCTGCTCTTCAACGCCACGCTGGGCTGGTCGTGGGCCGATCCCATCGCCGGCTTGGTGATCGCCGCTGTGGCGGTCCGGGAAGGCTTCGAGGCGTGGCGAGGCGAAGGTTGCGCTTGCGGGCCCGTTCTGAGCGACACCGCCACCGCACCCGGCCTGGTTGCTGACGCGGGTTGCGCGGACGGCTGCTGCGCACCCGAGAAGGGCAGGTAG
- a CDS encoding metalloregulator ArsR/SmtB family transcription factor: MAMTGTDALDQTEPQAEHAAAAVAACLFRGMGDPSRVAILRHLLLGAHNVAELTAHLGLAQSTVSKHLACLRDCGLVDARPVGRSSVYSLEHPEAVLKVFSAAEELLRATGDAVVLCPVYGEVAHG; this comes from the coding sequence ATGGCGATGACTGGCACCGATGCCTTGGACCAGACCGAACCTCAGGCGGAGCATGCAGCCGCGGCTGTGGCCGCATGTCTCTTCCGGGGGATGGGTGACCCGTCGCGGGTGGCCATCCTGCGCCACTTGCTGCTGGGTGCGCACAACGTCGCAGAGCTGACGGCCCATCTGGGGCTGGCGCAGTCGACGGTGTCGAAGCATCTTGCGTGCCTCAGGGACTGCGGGCTTGTGGATGCACGTCCGGTTGGCCGGTCATCGGTCTACTCGCTGGAACACCCTGAAGCTGTGCTCAAGGTCTTCAGTGCGGCTGAGGAACTGCTCCGAGCGACCGGCGATGCCGTGGTGCTCTGCCCTGTCTACGGTGAGGTGGCCCACGGATGA
- a CDS encoding DUF6361 family protein, which translates to MSGSTFGWLAYDASEKQRALEVVESLKQPGTVDELGIGVIRDTLARVMFPGASVLHTRARYFTFIPALISIAAREESVEKASSKLHDLEVSLIFALLKGDPTAEGLIGREAKRNLKRMPSAAHWAALRRYGLVTAQKRSIDQVLRAAVGAGRRAAATVQNPGDDHDASRPVYGLDATAAHGWLPDHWRRDGATFTMKSAEAEYLRERIMTSTAGSLYEWFLINRVAPAGFRYVWDHDDVARFPARMRLIMRHAKCFHHLIQGAAILYNLYVSRMVEDDELVAAYENQFEDWDRDIRDFQVLADWSIDEFITAIRQLNPRLGPVTANFVKQWDGLVRQPPQSTRANSMEELVRRREWDTKKARARLFNPAARSDWRGNAGLIPLDYNWSVAARIVNDIQEAL; encoded by the coding sequence ATGTCCGGCTCGACCTTCGGGTGGCTCGCGTATGACGCCTCCGAGAAGCAGCGCGCCTTGGAGGTCGTGGAGTCTCTCAAGCAACCTGGCACCGTCGATGAGCTGGGTATCGGGGTTATCCGCGACACGCTGGCACGGGTTATGTTTCCGGGGGCATCGGTCCTGCACACGCGAGCTCGCTATTTCACTTTCATCCCCGCGTTGATCTCCATCGCCGCACGCGAGGAATCGGTGGAGAAGGCGTCCAGCAAACTTCACGACCTAGAAGTCAGCCTCATCTTCGCGTTGCTCAAGGGAGATCCGACCGCCGAGGGTCTCATCGGTCGCGAAGCAAAGAGGAACCTCAAGCGCATGCCGTCCGCAGCGCACTGGGCGGCGCTGAGGCGCTATGGGTTGGTGACGGCTCAGAAGCGCTCGATAGATCAGGTTCTTCGTGCGGCCGTCGGTGCTGGCCGCCGTGCCGCGGCGACGGTACAGAACCCTGGCGACGACCACGACGCCTCGCGTCCTGTCTACGGCCTGGATGCGACAGCAGCTCATGGCTGGCTGCCTGACCATTGGCGTCGGGACGGGGCCACGTTCACGATGAAGAGCGCTGAGGCCGAGTACCTGCGTGAGCGAATCATGACGTCTACGGCTGGATCGCTGTACGAGTGGTTTCTCATCAATCGAGTGGCGCCTGCCGGCTTCAGGTACGTGTGGGATCACGATGATGTCGCTCGATTTCCAGCCAGAATGCGCTTGATCATGCGTCACGCCAAGTGCTTCCACCACCTGATCCAAGGGGCCGCCATCCTCTACAACCTCTATGTCTCGCGAATGGTCGAAGACGATGAACTCGTCGCCGCCTACGAGAACCAGTTCGAGGATTGGGACAGGGACATTCGTGACTTCCAGGTGCTCGCAGACTGGTCAATCGACGAGTTCATCACGGCGATACGCCAACTCAATCCGCGGCTCGGGCCGGTAACCGCGAACTTCGTGAAGCAATGGGATGGACTCGTGCGTCAACCACCGCAGAGTACTCGAGCGAACTCCATGGAGGAGCTCGTCAGGAGGCGTGAGTGGGATACGAAGAAGGCGCGCGCGCGACTGTTCAACCCCGCGGCTCGAAGCGACTGGCGAGGAAACGCCGGGCTGATTCCGCTGGATTACAACTGGAGCGTGGCTGCGCGCATCGTGAATGACATCCAGGAAGCGCTCTGA
- a CDS encoding phospholipase D family protein: MLRPENHALLTTALRPPVGYTLDRAVGTTFSLDLIAVALAQLTFAAHDLGADIDNVAPIALLDALRRHADTTTIFVQGGGIAVPNKYRPLMTILEDSIVEVMPKDGVFHPKVWALRFASPAGHRCHRVLVLSRNLTFDRTWDTMLRLDEANPEPGHEYLDGQMFAEFLRELPALANGAVPDIGDLAASLAGAQLELPKPYNTADVWALGFGRVLDPDWAATRALIVSPFLGQSVVQDIAGRVGELRVLSTPQAIDLIGTHPRNASYFTLNPAVDSGEDAWSSHDPGGEVKPVQPASETSPPLSGLHAKVVIVEHGSHAWTFTGSANATLAGFSRNVELMVELVGPRASTGIDSIWKSRPGDSGLESLVMPYEPRPPESNAKLRADLEWELFAFHCHLAGLDITTTIEDCSEDEFALVVCVPGSWDPGVQSIARPLSRPDGKNFAARMRWQPLGIAALTPFLVVESAVTRSGITMTRSCVLTTRLIGDIPKRRDQVLRDVLKSKTDVLAYLAFLLGNPAIEGGDDVTGLTDNLSGAGTDQLAAQPPVVLFEPLIRAALGDASAMERVDSLVRELTRLGDLDKLPDGFSDLWAVAQEAHGSRR, from the coding sequence ATGCTGCGGCCTGAGAATCACGCTCTTCTAACGACCGCGTTGCGACCGCCGGTCGGCTATACGCTGGACCGCGCCGTCGGGACGACCTTCTCTCTCGACCTCATCGCCGTAGCGCTTGCTCAGCTGACCTTCGCGGCGCACGACCTCGGAGCAGACATCGACAACGTAGCGCCGATCGCGTTGTTGGACGCTCTTCGCCGACATGCCGACACGACGACCATCTTCGTCCAGGGCGGCGGCATCGCTGTGCCTAACAAGTACCGCCCGTTGATGACCATCCTCGAGGACTCGATTGTTGAGGTTATGCCCAAAGACGGCGTCTTCCACCCGAAGGTGTGGGCACTGCGCTTTGCGAGCCCAGCTGGGCATCGCTGCCACCGAGTTCTCGTACTGAGCCGCAACCTCACGTTCGACAGGACTTGGGACACGATGCTGCGGCTTGACGAGGCGAATCCCGAACCTGGCCACGAGTACCTGGATGGCCAGATGTTTGCCGAGTTCCTGCGTGAGTTGCCCGCCCTGGCCAATGGGGCGGTACCTGACATCGGTGACTTGGCAGCATCCTTGGCAGGAGCGCAGCTCGAACTACCCAAGCCTTACAACACGGCAGACGTCTGGGCTTTGGGTTTTGGGCGGGTACTCGATCCGGACTGGGCGGCCACCCGTGCTCTCATCGTCTCGCCGTTTCTTGGACAGAGCGTCGTCCAAGACATCGCAGGTCGTGTCGGAGAACTTCGGGTCCTGTCCACGCCGCAGGCGATTGACCTGATCGGTACCCATCCGAGGAACGCCAGTTACTTCACATTGAACCCCGCTGTGGATTCCGGCGAGGATGCTTGGAGTTCCCATGATCCGGGCGGCGAGGTGAAACCGGTTCAACCAGCCTCCGAGACGAGTCCACCGCTCAGTGGGCTCCATGCCAAGGTTGTGATAGTGGAGCACGGGTCCCATGCGTGGACCTTCACCGGATCAGCGAACGCAACCCTTGCCGGGTTCTCGCGCAATGTCGAATTGATGGTCGAACTGGTCGGACCGCGAGCCTCGACAGGAATCGACTCGATCTGGAAGTCCCGCCCGGGCGATTCCGGGCTGGAATCGCTCGTCATGCCGTACGAGCCTCGACCGCCCGAATCAAATGCGAAGCTGCGCGCCGACCTCGAGTGGGAACTGTTCGCCTTTCACTGTCATCTTGCTGGCCTCGATATCACCACGACGATCGAAGACTGCAGCGAGGACGAGTTCGCGCTCGTGGTCTGCGTCCCAGGGTCGTGGGACCCAGGGGTTCAATCAATCGCGAGGCCGCTGAGCCGACCAGACGGCAAGAACTTCGCAGCGCGAATGCGCTGGCAACCGCTCGGTATCGCGGCACTGACACCATTCCTAGTCGTGGAGAGTGCGGTGACAAGGAGCGGCATCACGATGACGAGGTCCTGTGTCCTCACGACGCGACTGATCGGAGACATCCCCAAACGTCGCGACCAGGTGCTCCGCGATGTGCTGAAGAGCAAGACCGATGTCCTCGCGTACTTGGCATTTCTTCTCGGAAACCCCGCGATCGAGGGTGGTGATGACGTCACTGGATTGACCGATAACTTGTCAGGAGCAGGCACCGACCAGTTAGCCGCACAGCCACCGGTCGTGCTGTTCGAACCCCTGATCCGAGCAGCACTCGGCGACGCGAGCGCCATGGAGCGAGTCGACTCCCTTGTGCGGGAACTAACCCGGCTGGGTGACCTCGACAAGCTACCTGATGGTTTCTCGGATTTGTGGGCGGTGGCCCAGGAGGCACACGGGAGCAGACGATGA
- a CDS encoding helicase-related protein, whose product MTELAHLKDFQRDTAAYVHQRLWLDRDTEGRFLVADEVGLGKTMVGRGVIATTIDHLWDQPQGKRIDIVYICSNGQIASQNLRRLNVAEYETVEVDRLSMMPLVVGQLQGSRVNILSLTPGTSMDVSRGPGKAQERALLHYLLAAGLERPELLGHEGWVRFFRGQAGTRGYSYWRDRIDHSRVDVKFAKKFVRRLKKRRGGSSVVDSAIALTNRLAGTPEEASHGVPEALRIEWRALVGRMRHEVASAAVELLDPDLVILDEFHRFRKFLRDDVEEDDADSDAVALARAIFDHKNKAGTRVRVLLLSATPYAMFTLAANASAEHHENDFHLTTEFLGGKRLAESIRARQRLVREAAMGHRDAEQGKVAARSVEGDLRKIMCRTERLAVSTDRDGMLRQPPMAPPMPTSSDILSLGAANRLVSLVGSSQDPFEFWRASPYLVNLMEKNYEVKRHLISHLDSPSQALIGAVTSGRGVLPWSKMRKYEQIDLGNPKLRLLWDDLRKRNAPTTPWIPAALPYYEHQGAFARAAEAGLTKRLVFSAWAVAPRAIATLLSYQAEQLARPTGTYDKAHHPLLAWARSKSEDERMRGMPVLALTYPFVRLAEIGDPRAIAAELGQIPARTRTFQRRLARIMAGELAKMPSGQRSGPVDERWYWAAPMAMDHAHDAGSHRAHLEQERWVAGNDGGLYADHIAEAEDATLPWLATLGRRPDDLPQVLARLAVAGPGVCALRALHRTTRGTDLDHGPLREYAHSIGKAFRSMVNSRELTHVIGKLHPSEAYWRAVLMTCVEGNLQSTLDEFVHVLTDSNGLVSLEDDKRLELLSGALSEVLTQRAGTPQVDIFKPSQQGVAVRSQVLRTHFAVRYGREQSDDKTRQTEKRVRDAFNSPFWPFVLASTSVGQEGLDFHMYSHAVVHWNLPSNPVDLEQREGRVHRFKGHAVRKNVAADHAAAALDLAVRDPWEAVFAAARAQAASAGLDEVTPYWVYPKKDGAFIERYVVASPLSRETARFEVLVRMLADYRLTIGQPRQEDLIKYVGQRDDVEWMLLNLAPPRLDSE is encoded by the coding sequence GTGACCGAGCTGGCTCATCTCAAGGATTTTCAGCGCGACACCGCGGCGTACGTCCATCAGAGGCTCTGGCTGGACCGGGACACCGAGGGGCGGTTCCTTGTCGCGGATGAAGTGGGGCTCGGCAAGACCATGGTCGGTCGCGGTGTCATCGCCACAACGATCGACCACCTATGGGATCAGCCCCAGGGAAAGCGGATAGACATTGTCTACATCTGCTCTAACGGCCAGATCGCCTCACAGAATCTGCGGCGCTTGAACGTCGCGGAGTACGAGACGGTCGAAGTGGACCGCCTCAGCATGATGCCGCTTGTGGTGGGCCAACTCCAAGGCTCTCGCGTGAACATTCTGAGCTTGACGCCCGGGACATCGATGGATGTCTCCCGAGGCCCTGGCAAGGCACAGGAGCGCGCGCTCCTTCACTATCTCTTGGCAGCCGGCCTGGAGAGGCCAGAGCTTCTCGGCCACGAGGGATGGGTTCGTTTCTTCCGCGGACAGGCAGGCACGCGAGGCTACTCGTACTGGCGTGACAGGATCGACCACTCGCGGGTAGATGTGAAGTTCGCTAAGAAGTTCGTGCGCCGCCTCAAGAAGCGTCGGGGCGGGAGTTCCGTTGTTGACTCGGCAATCGCGTTGACCAACCGACTCGCAGGCACTCCTGAAGAGGCTTCTCACGGTGTTCCGGAGGCACTGCGCATCGAGTGGCGCGCGCTCGTGGGCCGTATGCGGCACGAGGTGGCGTCGGCCGCAGTGGAACTTCTTGATCCCGACTTGGTGATCCTTGATGAGTTCCACCGATTTCGAAAGTTCCTGCGTGACGATGTCGAGGAGGACGATGCAGACAGCGACGCTGTGGCGCTTGCTCGCGCGATCTTCGACCACAAGAACAAGGCCGGAACAAGGGTACGTGTGCTGCTCTTGTCAGCCACGCCGTATGCGATGTTCACGCTTGCCGCCAACGCCTCGGCGGAGCACCACGAGAACGATTTCCACCTGACCACGGAATTCCTCGGGGGCAAGAGACTCGCGGAGTCGATACGAGCCAGACAACGTCTGGTTCGCGAGGCGGCTATGGGCCACCGTGACGCCGAACAAGGGAAGGTTGCGGCGCGGTCGGTAGAAGGCGACCTGCGGAAGATAATGTGCCGGACCGAGCGACTCGCTGTGTCCACGGATAGAGACGGCATGCTGAGGCAGCCGCCCATGGCCCCGCCCATGCCGACCTCGAGCGACATCCTGTCACTGGGTGCGGCAAATAGGCTCGTTTCTCTCGTGGGGTCATCCCAAGACCCGTTCGAGTTCTGGCGCGCTTCGCCCTATCTCGTGAATCTCATGGAGAAGAACTACGAGGTCAAGCGGCACTTGATTTCGCATCTCGACTCACCCTCGCAGGCGTTGATCGGGGCAGTCACAAGCGGACGAGGAGTCCTGCCCTGGTCAAAGATGCGCAAGTACGAGCAGATAGACCTCGGCAACCCCAAGCTTCGGCTGCTCTGGGATGACCTTCGTAAGCGGAATGCTCCGACCACGCCGTGGATTCCGGCGGCGCTACCGTATTACGAGCACCAAGGAGCGTTCGCTCGCGCGGCCGAAGCCGGACTGACGAAGCGCCTGGTCTTCTCGGCGTGGGCCGTTGCGCCTCGAGCGATCGCGACGCTGCTGAGCTATCAAGCGGAACAGCTGGCCCGGCCTACGGGAACCTATGACAAGGCTCATCACCCCTTGCTCGCTTGGGCGCGCTCGAAGAGCGAAGACGAGCGGATGCGTGGGATGCCCGTACTCGCGTTGACCTACCCCTTCGTTCGGTTGGCAGAGATCGGGGACCCACGAGCGATAGCTGCCGAACTCGGGCAGATTCCCGCCCGAACCCGAACTTTTCAGCGGCGTCTGGCCCGAATTATGGCTGGGGAACTCGCGAAGATGCCGTCCGGACAACGGTCAGGCCCCGTCGACGAGCGTTGGTACTGGGCCGCTCCGATGGCGATGGACCATGCGCACGACGCGGGGTCACACCGTGCGCACCTAGAGCAGGAGCGCTGGGTTGCCGGCAATGACGGCGGACTCTATGCGGACCACATCGCGGAAGCTGAGGACGCGACCTTGCCATGGCTGGCAACCTTGGGTCGGCGTCCGGATGACCTGCCGCAGGTGCTCGCACGCCTCGCCGTGGCAGGCCCCGGCGTCTGTGCCCTGCGAGCGCTGCACAGAACCACGCGCGGGACGGATCTGGACCATGGGCCTCTTCGAGAGTACGCGCACAGTATCGGCAAGGCATTCCGCAGCATGGTCAATTCGCGCGAACTTACCCACGTGATCGGCAAGCTGCATCCGTCGGAGGCATATTGGCGTGCCGTACTCATGACTTGTGTCGAAGGCAATCTCCAATCCACCCTCGACGAATTCGTCCATGTCCTGACCGACTCGAACGGATTGGTCTCCCTTGAAGACGACAAGCGACTCGAACTGCTCAGTGGCGCGCTCAGCGAAGTGCTGACACAGCGCGCCGGCACGCCGCAGGTGGACATCTTCAAGCCGTCTCAGCAGGGCGTAGCGGTCAGGTCTCAAGTCCTGCGCACTCACTTCGCGGTGAGGTACGGACGCGAACAGTCTGATGACAAGACTCGGCAGACGGAGAAGCGGGTCCGGGACGCTTTTAACTCACCCTTCTGGCCCTTCGTGCTGGCATCCACGAGCGTGGGACAGGAGGGCCTTGACTTCCACATGTATTCGCATGCGGTGGTCCACTGGAATCTGCCGAGCAACCCGGTCGACCTAGAGCAGCGCGAAGGGCGCGTTCATCGTTTCAAGGGCCACGCCGTTCGCAAGAATGTCGCCGCCGACCATGCCGCAGCGGCCCTTGATCTTGCCGTGCGGGATCCGTGGGAGGCGGTCTTCGCAGCGGCGCGAGCACAGGCGGCTAGTGCCGGTCTGGATGAAGTGACGCCCTACTGGGTGTATCCGAAAAAGGACGGTGCATTCATCGAGCGCTACGTGGTCGCCTCGCCACTCAGCCGTGAGACCGCTCGGTTCGAAGTGCTTGTTCGGATGCTGGCCGACTATCGGCTGACAATCGGTCAGCCTCGACAAGAGGACCTCATCAAGTACGTCGGGCAGCGAGACGACGTCGAGTGGATGTTGCTCAACCTTGCTCCGCCTCGGCTTGATAGCGAGTGA